In the genome of Deinococcus deserti VCD115, one region contains:
- the fusA gene encoding elongation factor G: MTTKAQSYLTHFRNIGIAAHIDAGKTTTTERILYYTGRTHNIGEVHDGAATMDWMEQERERGITITAAATTAKWKRSGTDQEYVVNIIDTPGHVDFTIEVERSMRVLDGAVAVFDSSQGVEPQSETVWRQADRYGVPRIAFSNKMDKTGASFELVLTDIKERLGAIPAPIQYPMGQENDFKGIIDIVRMRAHVYTNDLGTDIVESDIPAEFADKVAEMRAQLIEAAAEVDEDLMMMYLEGEEPSVEQLVSAIRKGTIEKKIFPVLCGSALKNKGVQLLLDAVVDYLPSPLEVPAIRGKVEDSEDTVEFPADPEGKLAALAFKIMADPYVGRLTFVRIYSGTLQSGSYVYNASKDKRDRVGRLLKMHANSREEVTELRAGELGAVIGLKDAGTGNTLIADGEDRVLLESIDVPEPVIKLAIEPKTKADQEKMGIGLQKLAEEDPTFRVESDQESGQTTISGMGELHLEILVDRLKREYKVEANVGAPQVAYRETITKAVDVEGKFVRQSGGRGQFGHVKIKAEPLEPGAGFVFENIVVGGTVPREFIGPAQKGIEEALQSGPMLGFPVVDMKVSLYDGSYHEVDSSEMAFKIAGSMALKEAVQKGAPAILEPIMRVEVTVPEDYMGDIIGDLNSRRGQIQGMEARGNAQIVKAFVPLSEMFGYATDMRSMTQGRASYSMFFDHYSQVPNNLAQQLMKK, translated from the coding sequence ATGACCACCAAAGCCCAGAGCTACCTGACCCACTTCCGCAATATCGGGATTGCCGCGCACATCGACGCCGGCAAGACCACCACCACCGAGCGCATCCTGTACTACACCGGCCGTACCCACAACATCGGTGAAGTGCACGACGGCGCCGCCACCATGGACTGGATGGAGCAGGAGCGCGAGCGCGGCATCACCATCACTGCCGCTGCTACCACCGCCAAGTGGAAGCGCTCGGGTACCGACCAGGAGTACGTCGTTAACATCATCGACACCCCTGGCCACGTGGACTTCACCATTGAAGTCGAGCGTTCCATGCGCGTGCTCGACGGCGCTGTTGCTGTGTTCGACTCCAGCCAGGGCGTGGAGCCTCAGTCCGAGACCGTGTGGCGTCAGGCCGACCGTTACGGTGTGCCCCGCATCGCGTTCTCCAACAAGATGGACAAGACCGGCGCCAGCTTCGAGCTCGTGCTGACGGACATCAAAGAGCGCCTCGGCGCTATTCCTGCCCCCATCCAGTACCCCATGGGCCAGGAAAATGACTTCAAGGGCATCATCGACATCGTTCGTATGCGCGCCCACGTCTACACCAACGATCTGGGTACCGACATCGTGGAAAGCGACATCCCTGCCGAGTTCGCCGACAAGGTTGCCGAGATGCGCGCCCAGCTGATCGAAGCTGCCGCCGAAGTCGACGAAGACCTGATGATGATGTACCTGGAAGGCGAGGAGCCCAGCGTTGAGCAGCTGGTTTCCGCCATCCGCAAGGGCACCATCGAGAAGAAGATCTTCCCCGTGCTGTGCGGTAGCGCCCTGAAGAACAAGGGTGTGCAGCTGCTCCTCGACGCCGTGGTGGACTACCTGCCCAGCCCACTGGAAGTGCCGGCCATCCGCGGCAAGGTCGAGGACAGCGAGGACACCGTCGAGTTCCCCGCCGACCCCGAAGGCAAGCTGGCCGCGCTGGCATTCAAGATCATGGCCGACCCCTACGTGGGCCGCCTGACCTTCGTGCGCATCTACTCGGGCACCCTGCAGTCCGGCAGCTACGTGTACAACGCCTCCAAGGACAAGCGTGACCGTGTGGGCCGCCTGCTGAAGATGCACGCCAACAGCCGTGAGGAAGTCACCGAGTTGCGTGCAGGCGAACTGGGCGCCGTGATCGGCCTCAAGGACGCCGGTACCGGCAACACCCTGATCGCCGACGGTGAGGACCGCGTCCTGCTGGAAAGCATCGACGTGCCCGAGCCTGTCATCAAGCTGGCCATTGAGCCCAAGACCAAAGCCGACCAGGAGAAAATGGGTATTGGTCTGCAGAAGCTCGCTGAAGAAGACCCCACGTTCCGCGTGGAGTCCGATCAGGAAAGCGGCCAGACCACCATCTCCGGCATGGGCGAGCTGCACCTGGAAATCCTGGTGGACCGCCTGAAGCGTGAATACAAGGTCGAGGCCAATGTGGGCGCCCCCCAGGTGGCCTACCGCGAGACCATCACCAAGGCCGTGGACGTGGAAGGTAAGTTCGTGCGTCAGTCCGGTGGCCGTGGTCAGTTCGGACACGTCAAGATCAAGGCCGAGCCCCTCGAGCCCGGCGCTGGCTTCGTGTTCGAGAACATCGTGGTGGGCGGTACCGTTCCCCGCGAGTTCATCGGACCAGCCCAGAAGGGGATCGAAGAGGCGCTGCAGAGCGGCCCCATGCTCGGCTTCCCGGTCGTGGACATGAAGGTCAGTCTGTACGACGGCTCGTACCACGAAGTGGACTCTTCGGAAATGGCGTTCAAGATCGCCGGATCCATGGCCCTCAAGGAAGCCGTCCAGAAGGGTGCGCCTGCCATCCTGGAGCCCATCATGCGCGTCGAAGTGACTGTGCCTGAGGACTACATGGGCGACATCATCGGCGACCTGAACAGCCGCCGTGGTCAGATCCAGGGCATGGAAGCCCGCGGTAATGCGCAGATCGTCAAGGCCTTCGTGCCGCTGAGCGAGATGTTCGGTTACGCGACCGACATGCGCTCTATGACTCAGGGCCGCGCCAGCTACAGCATGTTCTTTGATCACTACAGCCAGGTTCCCAACAACCTTGCCCAGCAGCTGATGAAGAAGTAA
- the rpsG gene encoding 30S ribosomal protein S7, translating into MARRRQAEVRPLQPDLVYQDVLVSAMINRIMEDGKKNLASRIFYGACRLVQERTGQEPLKVFKQAYDNIKPRVEVRSRRVGGSTYQVPVEVSARRQQSLTLRWMMSAVDGRPERTAIERLAGEIMDAAQGRGGAIKKKDDVERMAEANRAYAHYRW; encoded by the coding sequence ATGGCACGTCGCCGCCAAGCAGAAGTGCGCCCCCTCCAGCCGGACCTGGTTTACCAGGACGTGCTGGTCAGCGCAATGATCAACCGCATCATGGAAGACGGCAAGAAGAACCTGGCCAGCCGCATCTTCTACGGCGCCTGCCGCCTGGTGCAGGAGCGCACCGGCCAGGAGCCCCTCAAGGTTTTCAAGCAGGCTTATGACAACATCAAGCCCCGCGTGGAAGTTCGCAGCCGCCGCGTGGGCGGCAGCACCTACCAGGTGCCCGTCGAAGTCAGCGCCCGTCGTCAGCAGAGCCTGACCCTGCGCTGGATGATGTCGGCCGTGGACGGCCGTCCTGAGCGCACCGCTATCGAGCGTCTCGCTGGCGAGATCATGGACGCCGCCCAGGGCCGTGGCGGCGCCATCAAGAAGAAAGACGACGTGGAGCGCATGGCGGAAGCCAACCGCGCCTACGCGCACTACCGCTGGTAA
- the rpsL gene encoding 30S ribosomal protein S12 codes for MPTTQQLLRKGRTTLQKKSKVPALKGSPFRRGVCTVVKTTTPKKPNSALRKIARVRLSSGFEVTAYIPGEGHNLQEHSVVLIRGGRVKDLPGVRYHIVRGSLDTQGVKDRNKSRSKYGTKKPKAGAAAAGKKK; via the coding sequence CTGCCTACCACCCAGCAGCTGCTCCGTAAGGGGCGCACCACGCTCCAGAAGAAGAGCAAAGTTCCGGCCCTGAAGGGCAGCCCCTTCCGCCGTGGCGTGTGCACGGTCGTTAAGACCACCACCCCCAAGAAGCCCAACTCCGCGCTGCGCAAGATTGCCCGTGTGCGTCTGTCCAGTGGCTTTGAAGTCACCGCCTACATCCCCGGTGAAGGCCACAACCTGCAGGAGCACAGCGTTGTGCTGATCCGCGGCGGTCGTGTGAAGGACCTCCCTGGTGTGCGCTACCACATCGTTCGTGGCAGCCTCGACACCCAGGGCGTCAAGGACCGCAACAAGAGCCGCAGCAAGTACGGCACCAAGAAGCCCAAGGCCGGCGCAGCCGCCGCAGGCAAGAAGAAGTAA
- a CDS encoding NUDIX domain-containing protein: MGIAGRYGGSRGDPAQGAERELFEETGLRGAATRLLAILDSRYTPHLHACISSPLFSWSRLQESHTPFWRPVRSAGFPGMGFPRCMPAMTAPCWWPGRP, translated from the coding sequence CTGGGCATTGCCGGGCGGTATGGCGGAAGTAGGGGAGACCCTGCCCAGGGCGCCGAGCGTGAACTGTTTGAGGAAACCGGCTTGCGGGGCGCTGCCACCCGGCTGCTCGCGATTCTTGACTCGCGCTATACCCCCCACCTGCATGCCTGCATCTCGTCGCCCCTGTTTTCCTGGTCGAGGCTCCAGGAGAGCCACACGCCATTCTGGAGGCCAGTGAGGTCGGCTGGTTTTCCTGGGATGGGCTTCCCCCGCTGCATGCCGGCCATGACCGCTCCCTGCTGGTGGCCAGGCAGGCCCTGA
- the queF gene encoding preQ(1) synthase, with the protein MTTTPPCQPGFDRRYDVQGLDAIDVAVLDTFAYVRQDDPAAYPGEPMDIEIITDEFSPVCPWSGLPDFGRLEIRYQPREKCVELKSLKYYLTSYRFVGIYHEHATRRLLADLTRLLDPLSMTIRCDYGMRGGLNTVCTVRYVAPDQAGGTAK; encoded by the coding sequence ATGACAACGACCCCCCCGTGCCAGCCGGGCTTTGACCGGCGCTACGACGTGCAAGGCCTCGACGCCATCGACGTGGCGGTGCTCGACACCTTTGCCTATGTCCGTCAGGACGATCCGGCGGCCTACCCTGGCGAGCCAATGGACATTGAGATCATCACTGACGAGTTCAGCCCGGTGTGCCCCTGGAGCGGCCTGCCGGACTTCGGGCGGCTGGAGATCCGCTACCAGCCACGCGAAAAATGCGTGGAGCTCAAGAGCCTGAAGTACTACCTGACCAGCTACCGCTTCGTGGGGATCTATCACGAGCATGCCACCCGGCGGCTGCTTGCGGACCTGACGCGGCTGCTTGATCCACTGTCGATGACCATCCGCTGTGATTACGGCATGCGTGGTGGGCTCAATACTGTCTGCACCGTCCGCTACGTCGCGCCGGATCAGGCGGGTGGAACAGCGAAATGA
- the hflX gene encoding GTPase HflX, with protein sequence MHGNTSGLRPSQLKALGNLYRRRIEPGRIGSPELARNLAELSHDVRREVGVLIDRRGRVISVSVADAKATEFPDLRMGENRLAGFHLLHAHPKGGPLSKGDLSTLFLKRLDAVSAVEVRQEGQPGLVHTAHLTPPGTIGEEEDWRILPPVSSHQIDEFDLGAQVSALEEEIARAAVGRESKKDRERAILVQIDQGEFDAEERLDELAELARTAGAEVVHKELVYRRNLKAGTLVGAGKLEELTSRAYHLDADLLIFGQELGPAQAREIEAATGLKILDRTQLILDIFALHAQGVESRLQVELAQLRYMKPRLLGAGAALSRIGGSAGSSAGGAIGTRGPGETKLELDRRRINDRLSFLEKQLENVSQRREERRKSRERNDVPVVSIVGYTNAGKSTLLNTFTHAAEEPRRVLAENKLFATLRPTSRQGFIHGVGPVVLTDTVGFIRDLPKDLTRAFRSTLEEIGDADVLLHVVDAASPGADTRLDAVNRILEELGFRDMPTVVALNKADAADPEQLAREVERTDGIAVSALRNIGLAELKEALADAIGQVQRAELAQREEERERSAQYR encoded by the coding sequence GTGCATGGCAATACATCGGGCCTACGCCCGTCACAGCTGAAGGCTCTGGGCAATCTGTACCGCCGCCGCATTGAACCTGGCCGGATCGGGTCACCGGAACTGGCCCGCAATCTGGCAGAACTCTCGCACGACGTGCGGCGCGAGGTCGGAGTACTGATCGACCGCCGCGGACGTGTCATCAGCGTGTCGGTGGCCGACGCCAAAGCCACGGAATTCCCCGACCTGCGTATGGGCGAAAACCGTCTGGCGGGCTTTCATCTGCTGCACGCCCATCCCAAGGGCGGGCCTCTGAGCAAGGGCGATCTGTCTACGCTGTTCCTAAAGCGCCTGGATGCGGTCAGTGCTGTAGAAGTGCGGCAGGAAGGGCAGCCCGGACTGGTCCACACGGCACACCTCACGCCTCCGGGCACAATCGGCGAGGAAGAGGACTGGCGCATTCTGCCGCCGGTGTCTTCTCATCAGATCGACGAATTTGATCTGGGAGCTCAGGTGTCGGCGCTGGAGGAAGAAATTGCCCGCGCTGCGGTTGGCCGGGAGTCCAAAAAGGACCGTGAGCGCGCCATCCTGGTTCAGATTGATCAGGGCGAGTTCGACGCCGAGGAGCGGCTGGATGAACTGGCTGAGCTGGCCCGCACGGCCGGCGCAGAAGTGGTTCACAAGGAGCTGGTCTACCGGCGCAATCTGAAGGCCGGGACCCTGGTCGGGGCCGGCAAGCTGGAAGAACTGACCAGCCGGGCCTACCACCTGGATGCGGACCTGCTGATCTTCGGGCAGGAACTCGGGCCTGCCCAGGCGCGCGAGATCGAAGCCGCCACCGGTCTGAAGATTCTGGACCGTACCCAGCTGATTCTGGACATTTTCGCGCTGCATGCTCAGGGGGTCGAGTCTCGCCTGCAGGTGGAGCTGGCTCAGCTGCGGTATATGAAACCTCGCCTGCTGGGAGCAGGCGCTGCCCTCTCGCGCATCGGGGGTTCGGCTGGCAGCTCGGCAGGGGGCGCCATCGGGACGCGCGGGCCCGGGGAAACGAAACTGGAGCTGGACCGCCGGCGGATCAACGACCGCCTGAGCTTTCTGGAAAAGCAGCTCGAAAATGTCTCGCAGCGCCGTGAGGAACGCCGCAAGAGCCGCGAACGCAATGACGTACCGGTGGTGTCCATCGTGGGCTACACCAACGCCGGCAAGAGCACGCTGCTTAACACCTTCACGCACGCTGCCGAGGAACCCCGCCGCGTGCTGGCTGAAAACAAGCTGTTTGCCACGCTGCGTCCGACCAGCCGCCAGGGATTTATTCATGGAGTGGGCCCGGTGGTCCTTACTGACACGGTGGGGTTTATCCGGGACCTGCCCAAGGACCTGACCCGCGCCTTCCGCTCCACCCTCGAAGAAATTGGGGACGCCGACGTTCTGCTGCACGTGGTAGACGCAGCCAGCCCTGGCGCTGATACCCGTCTGGACGCCGTGAACCGCATTCTGGAGGAACTGGGTTTCCGGGATATGCCAACCGTGGTGGCGCTGAACAAGGCTGACGCGGCCGATCCCGAACAGCTGGCCCGTGAAGTCGAGCGGACCGACGGCATCGCGGTCAGTGCGCTGCGCAACATCGGTCTGGCTGAACTCAAGGAAGCTCTGGCTGACGCCATCGGACAGGTGCAGCGTGCCGAACTGGCCCAGCGCGAGGAAGAGCGGGAGCGCTCAGCACAGTACCGCTAA
- a CDS encoding endonuclease/exonuclease/phosphatase family protein, which produces MTQRRGIAIALVSPLLAAWGADLLNVPLGQLFITGPSARIMTYNVARGTLGQPAALAQTPRAADADIILLQESNFVRASDLAVIRAALPGYRAVQAHEVTSWTRLPLLDAERLNLPLITRQILVTRLRWNAQPLTVINIHLGTVMLTSALKGDLARIRRTRDVRTAQIRVVTEIAARTQGRLLLGSDLNTPPRTGIPASADLVWMPGTRRGRARSRLDFSLIEAAYRSCDGPRAESGPQ; this is translated from the coding sequence TTGACGCAGAGGCGCGGCATAGCCATTGCGCTGGTCAGTCCCCTGTTGGCCGCCTGGGGTGCGGATCTGCTGAATGTTCCCTTGGGGCAGCTGTTCATCACAGGCCCGTCAGCACGGATTATGACCTACAACGTGGCGCGCGGAACTCTCGGCCAGCCAGCCGCGCTGGCCCAGACACCACGGGCCGCAGATGCGGACATTATCCTGTTGCAGGAGTCAAATTTCGTGCGGGCCAGCGATCTGGCTGTGATCAGGGCCGCGCTGCCGGGCTACCGGGCCGTGCAGGCACACGAGGTGACCTCCTGGACCCGCCTTCCTCTTCTGGATGCTGAGCGACTGAACCTGCCGCTGATTACGCGGCAGATTCTGGTGACCCGGTTACGCTGGAATGCCCAGCCGCTGACCGTGATCAACATTCACCTGGGCACGGTCATGCTGACCAGCGCCCTCAAGGGTGATCTGGCACGGATCAGACGCACGCGTGACGTGCGTACCGCTCAGATCCGTGTAGTGACGGAAATTGCGGCGCGTACCCAAGGCCGTCTGCTCCTGGGCAGTGACCTGAACACTCCGCCCAGGACAGGCATTCCGGCTTCCGCAGACCTCGTTTGGATGCCCGGCACACGACGTGGCCGGGCGAGGTCCCGGCTGGACTTTTCCCTCATTGAAGCTGCGTATCGATCATGTGATGGGCCGCGAGCTGAGTCCGGCCCTCAGTGA
- a CDS encoding M48 family metallopeptidase: MHDPWVISGIPVTLKRSARRRTVGLQVRPGEVTLYAPVRIPDERLQLFLVDRRGWVEGHLQRYAAQPPARGPVTDGSAIRFLGEELTLRLGSTTRARREGELLWLPDEDPERHLESWTRRAAAGPYRALVEEYADMLGARPRLGRVLVSGARTRWGSCTQGGDIRLHWKLTRAPLEVLRYVALHEAAHLLELNHSARYWAHVARVMPEYPTWRRWLRDQGQTL, encoded by the coding sequence ATGCACGACCCCTGGGTCATTTCTGGCATTCCAGTTACCTTGAAGCGCAGTGCCCGCCGCCGCACCGTGGGTCTCCAGGTACGTCCCGGCGAGGTGACCCTGTACGCACCGGTCCGAATCCCGGACGAGCGTCTGCAATTGTTTCTGGTGGACCGCCGTGGCTGGGTAGAAGGCCATCTCCAACGGTACGCTGCTCAGCCGCCGGCCCGGGGGCCAGTAACAGATGGCAGCGCAATACGCTTCCTGGGTGAAGAACTGACCCTCCGGCTGGGAAGCACGACCCGGGCACGGCGCGAAGGTGAACTTCTGTGGCTTCCGGACGAGGACCCGGAGCGACACCTGGAATCCTGGACCAGGCGTGCTGCCGCAGGGCCTTACCGCGCCCTGGTCGAGGAGTACGCCGACATGCTGGGGGCGCGCCCCCGCTTGGGCCGGGTGCTGGTCAGCGGTGCACGTACCCGCTGGGGCAGCTGCACACAAGGAGGCGATATCCGCCTGCACTGGAAACTGACCAGGGCACCGCTGGAGGTCTTAAGGTACGTGGCACTCCATGAAGCTGCGCATCTGCTGGAGCTCAATCACTCTGCCCGCTACTGGGCTCACGTGGCCCGGGTCATGCCGGAGTATCCGACCTGGCGACGCTGGTTGAGGGATCAAGGCCAGACTCTGTAG
- a CDS encoding neutral zinc metallopeptidase — protein sequence MDWRNLPGSGGGIEDRRGAGGLPGGGMAVGGIGGLIIALIAMFFGIDPSVILGGGSTPTQTQTQQTQTQQPPTQGGAQGQPAPDEDYDFVDRILGSTNEVWGGIFKQAGRVYTNPTLRLFTQGTQSGCGQASSAVGPFYCPLDNKIYIDTSFFQTMERRLGGGGDFAYAYVIAHEVGHHIQNELGIADQVERQQRSARSEAEQNSYGVRLELQADCFAGVWGNRVQSQANITPQDVQEAVRTAEAIGDDNLQKQSKGYVVPDSFTHGSSQQRVSWFMRGYESGDPNKCDTFNIDYRQL from the coding sequence ATGGATTGGAGAAATCTTCCGGGCAGTGGGGGCGGAATCGAGGATCGCCGTGGCGCGGGTGGTCTGCCGGGCGGGGGAATGGCAGTCGGTGGAATCGGCGGCCTGATTATTGCCCTTATCGCCATGTTTTTTGGGATCGACCCCAGCGTCATCCTGGGGGGCGGCTCCACACCAACCCAGACTCAAACCCAGCAGACGCAGACTCAGCAGCCGCCCACGCAGGGCGGGGCCCAGGGGCAGCCTGCTCCCGATGAGGACTACGACTTTGTAGACCGCATTCTGGGCAGCACCAATGAGGTCTGGGGGGGCATTTTTAAGCAGGCGGGACGGGTGTACACGAATCCGACCCTGCGCCTGTTTACTCAGGGCACCCAGTCCGGGTGTGGACAGGCCAGCAGCGCGGTGGGCCCGTTCTACTGCCCGCTGGACAACAAGATCTATATCGACACCAGCTTTTTTCAGACCATGGAGCGCCGTCTGGGTGGTGGTGGTGACTTTGCCTATGCCTACGTCATCGCCCATGAGGTCGGCCACCACATCCAGAATGAACTGGGGATCGCTGATCAGGTTGAGCGCCAGCAGCGGTCGGCCCGCAGTGAGGCAGAGCAGAACAGCTACGGTGTCAGGCTGGAACTGCAGGCGGACTGTTTCGCTGGTGTCTGGGGAAACCGCGTGCAGTCGCAGGCCAATATCACCCCGCAGGACGTGCAGGAAGCAGTCAGGACAGCCGAAGCCATCGGCGACGACAACCTTCAGAAGCAGTCGAAGGGCTACGTGGTGCCGGACTCCTTTACCCACGGCTCAAGCCAGCAGCGGGTCAGCTGGTTCATGCGTGGCTACGAGTCGGGCGACCCCAACAAGTGCGATACCTTCAACATTGATTACCGGCAGTTGTAA
- a CDS encoding ABC transporter ATP-binding protein, with product MPGRTSAPDSVPLDLQGLTKRYAPGLPPVVDHLSLTAQPGELLTLLGPSGCGKTTTLRLIAGLERPDAGTVSIGGREMSAPFVPPERRGVGLVFQDYALFPHLSVLGNVLFGLQHLPRAQRLPRARETLALVGLTVFESRMPHQLSGGQQQRVALARALAPRPALLLLDEPFSNLDAQLRHSTRQEVRAILRHSGTTAILVTHDQEEALAFSDRLVLMRGGKAEQIGTPAEVYTRPATAFVANFLGRSNLLSGTADRFMARTALGIVPLVEAASGPVLVSVRPEHLAFTDDPAATEVTVLAREFRGRDATYTVRLAGGGAQELLVHDTTGLIRAEGEQARILVTQPARPVS from the coding sequence ATGCCAGGCCGCACTTCCGCGCCGGATTCGGTTCCCCTGGACCTTCAGGGGCTGACCAAGCGCTATGCACCGGGTCTTCCACCGGTGGTGGATCACCTGTCGCTGACTGCGCAGCCTGGCGAACTGCTGACCCTGCTGGGCCCTTCGGGCTGCGGGAAGACCACCACCCTGCGGTTGATCGCAGGTCTGGAACGCCCGGACGCGGGAACTGTCAGCATTGGCGGACGTGAAATGAGCGCGCCGTTCGTGCCGCCCGAGCGGCGTGGGGTAGGGCTGGTGTTTCAGGATTACGCCCTGTTTCCCCACCTGAGTGTGCTCGGCAATGTGCTGTTCGGGCTGCAGCACCTGCCGCGCGCCCAGCGCCTGCCGCGTGCCCGCGAGACTCTGGCGCTGGTAGGTCTGACGGTGTTCGAGTCCCGGATGCCCCACCAGCTGTCTGGTGGGCAGCAACAGCGTGTGGCGCTGGCCCGTGCGCTGGCACCCCGCCCGGCGCTGCTGCTGCTGGACGAACCGTTTTCCAATCTGGACGCCCAACTGCGTCACTCTACCCGTCAGGAAGTCCGCGCCATCCTGCGTCACAGCGGCACCACCGCCATCCTGGTGACCCACGATCAGGAGGAAGCTCTGGCTTTCAGTGACCGCCTGGTGCTGATGCGCGGCGGAAAAGCCGAGCAGATCGGTACGCCGGCTGAGGTCTATACCCGCCCGGCCACCGCATTCGTGGCCAACTTTCTGGGCCGCAGCAATCTGCTCAGCGGTACCGCTGACCGCTTCATGGCCCGGACAGCCCTGGGCATCGTGCCGCTGGTGGAAGCTGCCAGTGGGCCCGTGCTGGTTAGCGTCCGCCCCGAACATCTGGCCTTTACTGATGACCCGGCCGCTACCGAAGTGACGGTTCTGGCCCGGGAGTTCCGTGGCCGGGACGCCACCTATACGGTGCGCCTCGCAGGTGGAGGTGCCCAGGAACTGCTTGTTCACGACACCACCGGGCTGATCCGTGCCGAGGGGGAGCAGGCCCGGATCCTGGTGACCCAGCCCGCCCGGCCCGTCTCCTGA
- a CDS encoding ABC transporter permease, with product MTYRRPPLALLLPAVLTVLGVLLPLSYLVLRALGAEWTELREIVFRWRNVQLFGNTVLLTVAVLVTTTLVALPLAFLSARSDFRPRSVLLLLGVLPLAIPGYVGAYALIAASGPGGALDTLLGLAWPGPSGFWGALGVLTLFTFPYLFLNLHAALRAQDPALEDAARLLGRSPIQTFRKVTLPYLRPAWLSGALLIALHVLGDFSVVSLMRYPTFSAAIYQQYTAAYDRVYSAWLALLLLLVTAAALWLEARLMRNLHVSRVSPGGAREPRRVQLGRLTPLAWIFAATLAGAALVVPLGTIVYWMRLETNPFAWAGLWEAARTALGAAALAAFTTTLLAFPLAYIGSRYRGRWARVTERAAYLGYATPPLAFALALVFFSLQVAPPLYQTLPLLIAAYTLHFVAEAVGPLRSSLNTATPRLEEAARVLGLSAGRTLTRVTLPLIRPGLLVSAAFVFLSVLKELPLTLLLSPIGFETLARNVWTYTEEAQYASAAPYALALAVSGALLTLLILRRDHPRRPASSAGPADSSRGRL from the coding sequence ATGACCTACCGCCGCCCCCCTCTGGCTCTGCTGCTGCCTGCCGTGCTGACCGTGCTGGGCGTCTTACTGCCGTTGTCATATCTGGTTCTGCGTGCCCTGGGTGCCGAGTGGACCGAGCTGCGCGAGATTGTCTTCCGCTGGCGGAACGTACAGCTGTTTGGCAATACCGTACTACTGACAGTTGCTGTGCTGGTCACCACTACGCTGGTGGCGCTGCCACTGGCTTTCCTGAGCGCCCGCAGTGACTTTCGTCCACGGTCGGTGCTGCTGCTGCTGGGCGTGCTTCCACTGGCCATTCCTGGGTATGTGGGCGCCTACGCCCTGATTGCTGCAAGCGGACCAGGTGGTGCTCTGGATACCCTGCTGGGTCTGGCCTGGCCCGGGCCCAGTGGCTTCTGGGGTGCGCTGGGCGTATTGACGCTGTTTACCTTTCCCTACCTGTTTCTGAACCTGCATGCTGCGCTGCGTGCCCAGGACCCGGCGCTGGAAGACGCAGCCCGCCTGCTGGGCCGCTCGCCGATACAGACCTTCCGCAAGGTGACCCTGCCGTACCTGCGTCCTGCGTGGCTGTCGGGAGCGCTGTTGATTGCGCTTCACGTGCTGGGAGATTTCAGTGTGGTCAGTCTGATGCGGTATCCAACCTTCAGCGCCGCGATCTATCAGCAGTACACCGCGGCCTATGACCGGGTGTACTCGGCCTGGCTGGCGCTGCTGCTGCTGCTGGTGACTGCGGCTGCGCTGTGGCTGGAAGCCAGACTGATGCGCAACCTTCATGTGTCGCGTGTGTCTCCTGGCGGCGCCAGGGAACCCCGCCGGGTCCAGCTGGGCCGCCTGACGCCGCTGGCCTGGATCTTTGCCGCAACGCTGGCCGGCGCCGCGCTGGTCGTGCCGCTGGGCACCATCGTGTACTGGATGCGTCTGGAAACCAATCCATTTGCCTGGGCCGGTTTGTGGGAAGCGGCGCGCACTGCGCTGGGTGCAGCGGCTCTGGCTGCGTTTACCACCACACTTCTGGCTTTTCCGCTGGCCTATATCGGCAGCCGTTACCGGGGACGCTGGGCTCGTGTGACCGAGCGGGCCGCGTACCTGGGATACGCGACTCCGCCTCTGGCTTTCGCCCTGGCCCTGGTGTTCTTTTCCTTGCAGGTTGCCCCGCCGCTCTACCAGACGCTTCCCCTGCTGATCGCTGCGTACACGCTGCATTTTGTGGCCGAGGCCGTGGGACCCCTGCGCAGCAGTCTGAACACAGCGACTCCCCGGCTGGAGGAAGCTGCGCGTGTGTTGGGGCTGAGTGCCGGCCGCACCCTGACCCGCGTGACCCTGCCGCTGATCCGGCCGGGCCTGCTGGTCAGCGCTGCGTTCGTATTTCTCAGTGTGCTCAAGGAGCTCCCTCTGACCCTGCTGCTCAGTCCCATCGGGTTTGAGACACTGGCCCGCAACGTCTGGACCTACACCGAAGAGGCCCAGTACGCCAGCGCTGCGCCATACGCCCTGGCTCTGGCTGTCAGTGGGGCGCTGCTGACCCTGCTGATCCTGCGCCGTGACCATCCCCGCCGCCCTGCGTCCAGTGCCGGGCCCGCCGACTCCTCCCGAGGCCGCCTATGA